A single region of the Geobacillus subterraneus genome encodes:
- a CDS encoding branched-chain amino acid ABC transporter permease gives MATWKRTRGFWVSIILAFAFFAVVQWLITSGTLNIFYVNTLFFMAINVILAASLHLIIGITGQFSIGHAGFFAVGAYASAIMTMKLQLPFAVGVVAAGVAAMLAGLIIGVPSLRLKGDYLAIATLGFGEIVRIVLLNIDYVGGASGMTVTHMTTWPWVFACLLITIMVIANFTNSTHGRACISIREDEIAADAMGINTTYYKVAAFAIGSFFAGIAGALYAHHFYIIQPSNFGFLKSFDILIFVVLGGLGSLSGAVVAAVLLTIVSTFLQNYPETRMIIYSIVLILVMLYRPTGLMGTKELSSLFKWRKAAQGGMNHGGKNTVA, from the coding sequence ATGGCAACTTGGAAGCGGACACGTGGGTTTTGGGTTTCCATCATATTGGCGTTCGCCTTTTTCGCCGTTGTCCAGTGGCTGATTACAAGCGGAACGTTAAACATCTTTTATGTGAACACCCTCTTTTTTATGGCGATTAACGTGATTTTGGCGGCCAGTCTCCATTTAATTATCGGAATTACTGGACAATTTTCGATTGGTCATGCCGGCTTTTTCGCTGTCGGTGCTTACGCCTCCGCGATTATGACGATGAAGCTGCAGCTGCCGTTTGCCGTCGGGGTAGTGGCAGCCGGGGTGGCGGCGATGCTCGCTGGTCTTATCATCGGTGTGCCAAGCTTGCGCTTAAAAGGCGATTATTTGGCCATCGCGACGCTCGGGTTTGGCGAAATTGTCCGCATCGTTTTGTTGAACATCGACTATGTGGGCGGAGCGAGCGGCATGACAGTGACCCATATGACGACATGGCCGTGGGTGTTCGCGTGCTTGTTGATCACGATCATGGTCATCGCCAACTTCACGAATTCGACGCATGGGCGGGCGTGCATCTCAATCCGTGAGGATGAAATCGCTGCCGATGCGATGGGGATCAACACGACGTATTACAAAGTCGCAGCGTTTGCGATCGGTTCGTTTTTCGCCGGCATTGCCGGGGCTTTGTACGCCCATCACTTTTACATTATTCAGCCATCGAACTTTGGCTTCCTGAAATCGTTCGACATTTTGATTTTCGTCGTCCTCGGTGGGCTCGGCAGCCTATCCGGCGCGGTGGTGGCCGCGGTGTTGCTGACGATCGTTTCGACGTTCTTGCAAAACTATCCGGAAACGCGGATGATCATTTACAGCATCGTCTTGATTTTGGTGATGCTGTACCGTCCAACCGGGTTGATGGGGACGAAAGAACTATCTTCGCTCTTCAAATGGCGGAAGGCAGCGCAGGGAGGAATGAATCATGGCGGCAAGAACACCGTTGCTTAA
- a CDS encoding ABC transporter ATP-binding protein, producing the protein MAARTPLLKAEGVGIQFGGLKALSGVTMELYQGELVGLIGPNGAGKTTLFNLLTGVYVPTDGRIMLDGETLNGLPPYKITRKGISRTFQNIRLFGELSVLDNVKVAYHAHARHSIASSILRLPSHFRGEKEMEEKAIEFLKIFQLDGIMHEKAKNLPYGQQRRLEIARALAAQPKVLLLDEPAAGMNPQETKELMNLIAFIRERFALTILLIEHDMSLVMGICERIYVLDHGQLIAHGTPEQVRSNPKVIEAYLGEEVS; encoded by the coding sequence ATGGCGGCAAGAACACCGTTGCTTAAAGCGGAAGGGGTCGGCATCCAGTTTGGCGGGCTCAAGGCGCTCTCCGGTGTGACGATGGAGCTATATCAAGGGGAGCTTGTCGGGCTCATCGGCCCGAACGGCGCGGGGAAAACGACGCTGTTTAACTTGTTGACGGGCGTGTATGTGCCGACTGACGGGCGGATTATGCTTGACGGCGAGACGTTGAACGGACTGCCGCCGTATAAAATTACGCGCAAAGGGATCAGCCGGACGTTTCAAAACATTCGCCTGTTTGGCGAGCTGTCGGTGCTCGACAACGTGAAAGTCGCCTACCATGCGCACGCCCGCCATTCGATCGCGAGCTCCATTCTCCGCCTCCCGTCCCATTTCCGCGGGGAAAAGGAAATGGAAGAAAAGGCGATCGAGTTTTTAAAAATTTTCCAGCTTGACGGCATCATGCACGAGAAAGCGAAAAACTTGCCGTACGGCCAGCAGCGCCGGCTTGAGATCGCCCGGGCGCTGGCGGCGCAGCCAAAAGTGCTTTTGCTTGACGAGCCGGCCGCCGGCATGAACCCGCAAGAAACGAAAGAATTGATGAACTTGATCGCGTTTATCCGCGAACGGTTTGCGTTGACGATTTTGTTGATCGAACACGATATGTCGCTTGTGATGGGCATATGCGAGCGCATTTACGTGTTGGACCACGGCCAATTGATCGCCCACGGCACGCCGGAACAAGTGCGCAGCAACCCGAAAGTGATCGAGGCTTACCTTGGCGAGGAGGTGTCGTGA
- a CDS encoding ABC transporter ATP-binding protein, with product MLKVEAIDVFYGNIHALKGVSLEVNKGEIVTLIGANGAGKTTLLKTISGLLKPKSGDIVYEGASIAGKAAQTIVKHGISHVPEGRRVFANMTVEENLELGAFLRKDKDGIQQDFAKVFQLFPRLEERRKQLAGTLSGGEQQMLAIGRALMARPKLLLLDEPSMGLAPLLVKTIFRIIEEINESGTTILLVEQNAHMALSIADRAYVIESGRVVLSGAASELQASEQVKQAYLGGH from the coding sequence GTGTTGAAAGTGGAGGCAATCGATGTGTTTTACGGCAACATTCATGCCTTAAAAGGCGTATCGCTTGAGGTGAACAAAGGCGAGATCGTCACGCTGATCGGCGCAAACGGCGCCGGCAAAACGACGCTGCTAAAAACGATCTCCGGCTTGTTGAAGCCGAAAAGCGGCGACATCGTCTACGAAGGGGCTTCGATCGCCGGCAAGGCGGCGCAAACGATCGTCAAGCACGGCATTTCCCACGTGCCGGAAGGGCGGCGCGTGTTTGCCAATATGACGGTCGAGGAAAACTTGGAGCTTGGCGCGTTTTTGCGCAAAGACAAAGACGGCATTCAACAAGACTTTGCCAAAGTCTTTCAGCTGTTCCCGCGCCTCGAGGAGCGGCGCAAGCAGCTGGCCGGCACGCTTTCGGGCGGCGAGCAGCAAATGCTGGCGATCGGCCGCGCGCTCATGGCGCGCCCGAAGCTTTTGCTTTTGGACGAGCCGTCGATGGGGCTCGCCCCGCTGCTCGTGAAAACGATTTTCCGCATTATCGAAGAAATTAATGAATCGGGAACGACGATTTTGCTTGTCGAGCAAAACGCCCATATGGCGCTCTCGATCGCGGATCGCGCCTATGTCATCGAATCGGGGCGCGTCGTCCTGTCGGGGGCGGCGAGCGAGCTGCAGGCGAGCGAGCAAGTGAAACAAGCCTATTTAGGCGGACATTGA
- a CDS encoding M23 family metallopeptidase: protein MLFIAASAASAAENDDAVYEQRMELYKKAEAVSLIPWYYFAAIDQYERNIRQARRDLPKPTGVLGIYMKPDVWAGPLNKNPHDTNPFTISQFGGLGVDGDGDGKARSDDDDDVIMAMARYLQTYGIDHRHIKIAFWNYYQRSKTVDLILGKVKIYKKYKTLKLDDHVFPLPLRANYSYRDTWGDARGWGGRRIHEGTDIFAGYGVPVRSTCYGIVELKGWNKYGGWRVGIRDINNTYHYFAHLNGFAAGLREGQIVEPGTIIGSVGSSGYGPPGTAGKFPPHLHYGMYKDNGYTEWAFDPYPHLKAWERAERQRQKRR, encoded by the coding sequence GTGTTGTTCATAGCGGCCAGCGCGGCTTCCGCGGCGGAAAACGACGACGCAGTATACGAACAGCGCATGGAGCTGTATAAAAAAGCGGAGGCGGTTTCGCTCATTCCATGGTATTACTTTGCCGCCATCGACCAGTATGAACGGAACATCCGGCAAGCGCGCCGCGACTTGCCAAAACCAACCGGCGTTCTCGGCATTTATATGAAACCGGACGTATGGGCCGGACCGCTGAACAAAAATCCGCACGATACGAACCCGTTTACGATTTCCCAGTTTGGCGGGCTCGGTGTGGACGGAGACGGGGACGGCAAGGCGCGGTCGGATGACGACGACGACGTCATCATGGCCATGGCGCGCTATTTGCAGACATACGGCATCGATCATCGCCATATTAAAATCGCGTTTTGGAACTATTACCAGCGCTCCAAAACGGTGGATTTGATTTTAGGAAAAGTGAAGATTTACAAAAAATACAAGACATTGAAACTGGATGACCATGTCTTTCCGCTCCCGTTGCGGGCGAATTACAGCTACCGCGACACGTGGGGCGATGCGCGCGGCTGGGGCGGGCGCCGCATTCATGAAGGAACCGACATTTTCGCCGGCTACGGCGTGCCGGTCCGCTCGACGTGCTATGGCATTGTCGAACTGAAAGGATGGAATAAATACGGCGGCTGGCGCGTCGGCATCCGCGACATCAACAACACGTACCATTATTTTGCCCATTTGAACGGCTTTGCCGCCGGGCTTCGCGAAGGGCAAATCGTCGAGCCGGGCACGATCATCGGCTCGGTCGGCAGCTCCGGCTACGGGCCGCCGGGCACCGCTGGAAAGTTCCCGCCCCACCTCCATTACGGCATGTACAAAGACAACGGCTATACGGAGTGGGCGTTTGACCCGTATCCGCACTTGAAAGCGTGGGAGCGGGCCGAGCGGCAGCGGCAAAAGCGCCGCTGA
- the lipA gene encoding lipoyl synthase translates to MATNEEHVRKPDWLKIKLNTNEHYIGLKKLMRENRLHTVCEEAKCPNIHECWAVRRTATFMILGSVCTRACRFCAVKTGLPTELDWQEPERVAESVRIMNLKHVVVTAVARDDLKDGGAAVFAETVRAIRRKNPFTTIEVLPSDMGGVYENLKTLMDARPDILNHNIETVRRLTPRVRTRATYERSLEFLRRAKELQPDIPTKSSIMVGLGETKEEIIEAMDDLRANYVDILTIGQYLQPTKKHLKVVKYYHPDEFQELKEIALSKGFSHCEAGPLVRSSYHADEQVNEAAKARQLKA, encoded by the coding sequence ATGGCAACAAACGAAGAACATGTCCGCAAGCCGGACTGGCTGAAGATTAAACTGAACACGAATGAACATTATATCGGATTGAAGAAGCTGATGCGGGAAAACCGTTTACATACTGTGTGCGAAGAGGCGAAGTGCCCGAACATTCATGAGTGCTGGGCGGTAAGGCGGACGGCGACGTTTATGATTTTGGGCAGCGTCTGCACGCGCGCCTGCCGCTTTTGCGCCGTCAAAACCGGGCTCCCGACCGAGCTTGACTGGCAAGAGCCGGAACGCGTCGCCGAGTCGGTGCGCATCATGAATTTAAAACACGTCGTCGTTACGGCCGTCGCCCGCGATGACCTCAAAGACGGCGGGGCGGCGGTGTTTGCGGAAACGGTGCGTGCCATCCGCCGGAAAAATCCGTTTACGACGATTGAAGTGCTGCCATCGGATATGGGCGGCGTGTATGAAAACTTAAAAACGCTGATGGACGCCCGCCCCGATATTTTAAACCATAACATTGAAACGGTGCGCCGCCTGACGCCGCGGGTGCGCACCCGCGCGACGTACGAACGTTCGCTTGAATTTTTGCGGCGCGCGAAAGAACTGCAGCCGGATATTCCGACGAAATCAAGCATCATGGTCGGTCTTGGAGAAACGAAAGAGGAAATTATCGAGGCGATGGACGATTTGCGTGCCAACTACGTTGATATTTTGACGATCGGCCAATATTTGCAGCCGACGAAAAAACATTTGAAAGTCGTGAAATATTACCATCCGGACGAATTTCAAGAGCTGAAAGAGATCGCGCTGAGCAAAGGATTCAGCCATTGCGAGGCCGGTCCGCTCGTCCGTTCGTCATATCATGCCGATGAGCAAGTGAACGAGGCGGCGAAAGCGCGGCAGTTGAAAGCGTAA
- a CDS encoding YhcN/YlaJ family sporulation lipoprotein, producing MRRPWLAVMFGTAVALAGCAQAAQDENTDVYKRSGNTINVTDRNELYNENGVPNGDDTPLNNFGYVRHQKSPTLGDANGYNDMPSFNREQAADLISKLCTQLPNVNDVATLVTDEEVLVVYDADTNNREQTADQVKKTALSVVPRYYHVYVADNPQLMREIERFGRLDSNSRDVDRIMDATIQQMLKYPQGKKLSSGENENGEMINETNDELDRDFRDGTPRPTPEGR from the coding sequence ATGAGACGACCATGGTTGGCCGTTATGTTCGGAACGGCCGTCGCCCTAGCCGGCTGCGCGCAGGCGGCCCAGGACGAAAACACCGACGTCTACAAGCGGAGCGGCAATACGATCAATGTTACCGACCGCAATGAGCTATATAACGAAAACGGGGTGCCAAACGGCGATGACACACCGCTAAACAACTTTGGCTACGTCCGTCACCAAAAGAGCCCAACCCTCGGCGATGCAAACGGCTATAATGACATGCCGTCATTCAACCGCGAGCAAGCGGCCGATTTAATCAGCAAGTTGTGCACCCAGCTGCCGAACGTCAATGACGTCGCTACGCTGGTCACAGACGAGGAAGTGCTTGTCGTCTATGATGCCGACACAAATAACCGGGAGCAAACAGCCGATCAAGTGAAAAAGACGGCGCTTTCGGTCGTTCCCCGTTACTACCATGTGTATGTGGCCGACAATCCGCAGCTGATGAGAGAGATTGAGCGCTTCGGCCGCCTCGACTCGAACAGCCGCGACGTTGACCGAATCATGGATGCGACCATCCAGCAAATGCTGAAATATCCGCAAGGGAAAAAGCTCAGCAGCGGGGAAAATGAAAACGGCGAAATGATCAATGAAACGAACGATGAGCTCGACCGCGACTTCCGCGACGGCACACCGCGGCCGACACCGGAGGGGCGCTAG
- a CDS encoding YutD family protein has translation MICINNHCYELVENVKNAFNEEAFRARYADILGKYDYIVGDWGYNQLRLRGFFDDHNQKATYDTKISTLSEYLYEYCNFGCAYFVLRKVKR, from the coding sequence GTGATCTGCATCAACAACCATTGTTACGAACTGGTTGAAAACGTCAAAAACGCCTTTAACGAGGAAGCGTTTCGCGCCCGCTATGCGGATATTTTAGGGAAGTATGACTACATTGTCGGCGACTGGGGATACAATCAGCTTCGCCTGCGCGGCTTTTTCGATGACCATAACCAAAAGGCGACATACGATACGAAAATTAGCACGCTGTCGGAGTATTTGTATGAATATTGCAACTTTGGGTGCGCCTATTTTGTGTTGCGCAAAGTGAAGCGGTAA
- a CDS encoding DUF3055 domain-containing protein, producing the protein MGERFYLYDDTVQAAVRFVSFVGERQRFDLALIETDRFYGKSIVLDLQSNRFAILGRDDLEEPGYLEHAYQLDEQDADDLRAFLDECLS; encoded by the coding sequence ATGGGCGAACGGTTTTACTTGTACGATGACACCGTCCAAGCGGCGGTTCGCTTCGTCAGCTTTGTCGGCGAACGGCAGCGGTTCGATTTGGCGCTCATCGAAACGGATCGTTTTTACGGCAAATCCATCGTGCTTGACTTGCAAAGCAACCGCTTTGCCATTCTTGGCCGCGACGATTTAGAGGAGCCCGGCTACTTAGAGCACGCCTACCAGCTTGATGAACAAGACGCCGACGATTTGCGCGCCTTTTTGGATGAGTGTCTTTCATAA
- the hepT gene encoding type VII toxin-antitoxin system HepT family RNase toxin — protein MYFVDRKKMEERLRCMEQMLAYYKSKDSWDEPLQRLALERIAHVVIEAVLDVGNAMIDGFIMRDPGSYDDIIDILADEQVITPADAEQLKAFIAHRKMLVHDYTSVDHAKLRVSLDAHLPALDTYPKAVRDYLENELGPVSAFRS, from the coding sequence GTGTATTTTGTTGATCGAAAAAAAATGGAAGAACGACTTCGTTGCATGGAACAAATGTTGGCTTATTACAAAAGCAAGGACAGCTGGGATGAGCCGCTTCAACGATTGGCGCTTGAACGGATCGCCCATGTCGTCATCGAAGCGGTTTTGGACGTCGGCAACGCGATGATTGACGGCTTCATTATGCGTGACCCGGGCAGCTATGACGATATTATTGACATTTTAGCCGATGAGCAAGTCATTACGCCGGCGGACGCCGAACAGCTGAAAGCGTTCATCGCCCACCGGAAAATGCTCGTTCATGACTATACAAGCGTCGACCATGCGAAACTGCGCGTCAGCCTGGACGCACATTTGCCGGCGCTTGACACGTATCCGAAGGCGGTGCGCGATTATCTTGAAAATGAACTTGGACCGGTGTCGGCGTTTCGCAGTTGA
- a CDS encoding TIGR01457 family HAD-type hydrolase produces the protein MKRYSGYLIDLDGTMYRGTECISEAREFVNELHRRGIPYLFVTNNSSRTPAQVAEKLRSFGVPAEEKHVFTTSQATANYIFERKPDASVYVIGEEGIRTALADKGFRFAGEDADVVVIGIDRQITYEKLAVACLAVRNGATFISTNGDIALPTERGLLPGNGAITSVVAVSTQVKPTFIGKPEKIIMEQALKVLGVPKADVLMIGDYYETDILAGMNAGIDTLLVHTGVTTKEMLARYERQPTYTADSLLEWMARL, from the coding sequence TTGAAACGATATAGCGGCTATTTGATCGATTTAGACGGGACGATGTACCGCGGCACGGAGTGCATCTCCGAAGCGCGCGAGTTTGTCAATGAACTGCACCGCCGCGGGATTCCGTATTTGTTTGTCACCAACAACTCGTCGCGCACGCCGGCGCAAGTGGCGGAAAAATTGCGCTCATTTGGCGTGCCGGCGGAAGAGAAGCACGTCTTTACGACAAGCCAGGCGACGGCGAACTACATTTTTGAACGAAAGCCGGACGCGTCCGTTTATGTCATCGGTGAAGAAGGAATCCGCACGGCTTTGGCGGACAAAGGGTTTCGTTTTGCCGGCGAGGACGCGGATGTCGTCGTCATCGGCATCGACCGGCAAATTACATACGAGAAGCTCGCCGTCGCTTGCCTTGCTGTCCGCAACGGCGCGACGTTCATTTCAACAAACGGGGACATCGCTTTGCCGACGGAGCGCGGGCTATTGCCCGGCAACGGGGCCATTACGTCGGTCGTCGCCGTTTCGACGCAAGTGAAGCCGACGTTTATCGGCAAGCCGGAAAAAATCATTATGGAGCAGGCGCTCAAAGTGCTCGGCGTTCCGAAAGCGGACGTGCTCATGATCGGCGACTATTACGAAACCGACATTTTAGCGGGCATGAACGCCGGCATCGATACGCTTTTAGTCCATACAGGCGTCACGACGAAAGAGATGCTCGCCCGCTACGAGCGGCAGCCGACGTATACGGCCGATTCGCTGTTAGAGTGGATGGCGCGCCTGTAA
- a CDS encoding phosphatidylglycerophosphatase A: MSESMMNHLEQTARRWLEERGVTVEKIAELVYYLQSKYHADLTMDECIENVNRVISKREVQNAILTGIQLDKLAEAGQLDEPLQSIIRRDEGLYGVDEILALSIVNVYGSIGFTNYGYIDKQKPGILQYLNDKSTGKCNTFLDDIVGAIAAAASSRLAHRAANAE, encoded by the coding sequence ATGAGTGAATCCATGATGAACCATTTGGAACAAACCGCCCGGCGTTGGCTCGAGGAGCGGGGAGTGACGGTGGAAAAAATCGCTGAACTCGTCTATTATTTACAATCGAAATACCATGCGGATTTAACGATGGACGAATGCATCGAAAACGTCAACCGCGTCATTTCGAAACGCGAAGTGCAAAACGCGATTTTAACCGGCATTCAGCTCGATAAACTCGCCGAGGCCGGCCAGCTTGATGAGCCGCTGCAATCGATCATCCGCCGCGATGAAGGGCTGTATGGCGTCGATGAAATTTTAGCCCTGTCGATCGTCAACGTCTACGGGTCGATCGGCTTTACAAACTATGGATACATCGACAAACAAAAACCGGGCATCCTGCAATACTTAAACGACAAATCGACCGGCAAATGCAACACGTTTTTGGACGATATCGTCGGCGCCATTGCCGCGGCGGCATCAAGCCGCTTGGCGCACCGGGCCGCCAACGCAGAATAA
- the yutH gene encoding spore coat putative kinase YutH, translating to METWVHEQYGVRAERLERRGRHTVVWRQQERFLLVPADGRSEAEMEERQQMSRYLRAKGVTGVGELVKTKAGTYLAVYEGQPMALVRAPLPAVRFRSLGRELAVMHEYGRSCPLPIVACRRIGQWRELWAKRIDQMEAFWTNMVANGPASPFDRLLIESFPYYLGLAENAVQYVADTELDEEPLRVDYAAFCHERLPQAGWIEGTEAKLPTDWVYDHCARDLAEWVRHLYRQRGLGCQRAVRQFFQDYGHVSPLSPFAWRLVYARLLFPLSYFECVEAYYTAADGDERARREKELRHLLDGSHEHERFLASFAEIAGIAERVRLPAVEWLPPV from the coding sequence ATGGAAACATGGGTGCATGAACAGTACGGGGTGCGCGCCGAACGGTTGGAGCGAAGAGGAAGGCATACAGTGGTTTGGCGGCAGCAGGAGCGCTTTCTCCTCGTTCCGGCCGACGGACGGAGCGAAGCGGAGATGGAAGAGCGCCAGCAAATGAGCCGCTATTTGCGGGCAAAAGGGGTGACCGGCGTCGGGGAGCTGGTGAAAACAAAGGCCGGAACGTATCTTGCCGTCTATGAGGGACAGCCGATGGCGCTCGTTCGCGCACCGCTTCCGGCAGTCCGCTTTCGTTCGCTCGGGCGCGAGCTGGCGGTGATGCATGAATACGGGCGCTCTTGTCCGCTGCCGATTGTCGCTTGCCGGCGCATCGGCCAATGGCGGGAACTATGGGCGAAGCGGATCGACCAAATGGAGGCGTTTTGGACGAACATGGTGGCAAACGGTCCGGCGTCGCCGTTTGACCGGCTGTTGATCGAGTCGTTCCCGTATTATTTAGGTTTGGCGGAAAACGCGGTGCAATATGTGGCTGATACGGAGCTCGATGAGGAACCGCTCCGCGTTGATTATGCGGCGTTTTGCCACGAGCGGCTGCCGCAAGCCGGCTGGATCGAGGGGACCGAGGCGAAGCTGCCGACCGATTGGGTGTACGACCATTGCGCCCGCGATTTGGCGGAATGGGTGCGCCATCTGTACCGGCAGCGCGGGTTAGGATGCCAGCGGGCGGTGCGCCAGTTTTTCCAAGACTACGGGCACGTATCGCCGCTGTCGCCGTTTGCCTGGCGGCTCGTTTACGCTCGGTTGTTGTTTCCGCTTTCGTATTTTGAGTGCGTCGAGGCGTACTATACCGCTGCGGACGGGGATGAGCGGGCGCGGCGGGAGAAGGAATTGCGGCATTTGCTTGATGGGTCGCACGAGCATGAACGGTTTTTGGCTTCGTTCGCCGAAATTGCCGGCATCGCGGAACGCGTGCGCTTGCCGGCGGTTGAGTGGCTGCCGCCGGTGTAA
- a CDS encoding 2-hydroxyacid dehydrogenase: MTKPYVFIMRKLPEDVVAPLSAIAEVEMWPHEDVAVPRDVLAEKAKRAAAILPMVSDPIDEEVLSACPALKVVANMGVGYDNIDVPAATRRGIVVCNTPDVLTDTTADLTFALLLAAARRLVEAAEFLKEGKWKSWSPFLLAGADVHHKTIGIVGMGNIGQAVAKRAKGFDMNVLYYNRSRRPEAEERLGAIYRPFFDLLAESDFVVCLTPLTPETRHLFNREAFRHMKPSAIFINAARGAVVDEQALYEALVHGEIAAAGLDVFEKEPVDPAHPLVSLPNVVALPHIGSATHETRRAMMTLARDNIIAVLEGRPPLTPVNRPS; this comes from the coding sequence ATGACCAAACCGTACGTTTTTATTATGCGAAAACTGCCAGAGGACGTCGTTGCGCCGCTTTCGGCCATCGCTGAAGTCGAGATGTGGCCGCATGAGGACGTGGCCGTGCCGCGCGATGTGCTTGCGGAAAAAGCGAAACGGGCGGCCGCCATTTTGCCGATGGTATCCGACCCGATCGATGAAGAGGTGTTGTCCGCTTGTCCGGCGCTCAAAGTCGTCGCCAATATGGGGGTTGGCTATGACAATATTGACGTGCCGGCGGCCACTCGGCGCGGCATTGTCGTTTGCAATACGCCCGATGTGTTGACCGATACGACGGCCGATTTGACGTTTGCGCTGCTATTGGCCGCCGCCCGGCGGTTGGTGGAAGCGGCCGAGTTTTTGAAAGAAGGAAAATGGAAAAGCTGGAGCCCGTTTTTGCTTGCTGGCGCCGATGTCCACCATAAAACGATTGGCATCGTCGGCATGGGAAACATCGGCCAAGCGGTGGCCAAGCGGGCGAAAGGGTTTGACATGAACGTGCTGTATTACAACCGTTCCCGCCGCCCGGAGGCGGAAGAGCGGCTTGGCGCCATCTACCGTCCATTTTTCGATTTGTTGGCGGAAAGCGATTTTGTCGTCTGCTTGACGCCGCTCACCCCGGAGACGCGCCATTTGTTTAACCGTGAGGCGTTTCGGCACATGAAGCCGTCCGCTATATTCATCAACGCGGCGCGCGGTGCGGTCGTCGATGAACAGGCGCTGTATGAGGCGCTCGTTCATGGAGAGATCGCGGCGGCTGGGCTCGATGTATTTGAAAAAGAACCGGTTGATCCCGCCCACCCGCTCGTTTCGCTTCCGAACGTCGTCGCCTTGCCGCATATTGGCAGCGCGACGCATGAAACGCGCCGTGCCATGATGACGCTCGCGCGCGACAACATCATCGCCGTGCTTGAAGGGCGGCCGCCATTGACGCCGGTGAACCGGCCGTCATAA